The window TCTGACAGCTAGAAATGAGCAGCACGGCCGGAATGAGCAGAATTTGTTTTTTCATGAGAGTTCTCCTGTGAGGGTTACGGTTTCCAAAGATATAAAAACTGCGATGAATTGATTTTAATTTCCGGCAGAACCGGACGTGCGCGCACACTGAACAGCAATGTTTCCAGCAGACTGCGCGGCGCTTCGTAGCGGATGATTTTTAATGCGCCGGTATCCAGCAGCGCTGCAGTGTGTGCTACCGCATCGTCCCAGTAGCCGATGCTGTCGATCAGTCCTTTATTCAAGGCTTCACCCGCTGAAAAAATCCGTCCGTCGAACAGTTCCGGATTGCCGGCGCGGTCAAGTCTGCGCGCTTCGGCGACGAGTCCGGCAAAACGGTTTTGCATGTCGTCGATCAATCCTTGCAGAATTGCGAGCTGATTTGCATCCACCGGCTTAAACGGATTGAGCATGTCCTTATTTTCACCGGAGCGGATTGTGACATCGGAGATACCGAGTTTTTCAGACAGCGGTTGAAAATTGATCGACTGCATAATCACACCGACCGATCCGACCACCGCCGTTGGCTCCGCTACAATCCAGTCCGCCGCCATCGCCGCATAATATGCGCCGGACGCGCCGAGATCGCGAATGAACACAACCACGCGCCGGTCAGGGCGGCTGTCGCGGAAACGGTGCAGCGCATTGTAAATCTCATCGCTCGGCGTTACACCGCCGCCGGGGGAGTTAACTTCCAGAATAATGGCGCGTACATGTGAATCGCGTTCGGCGGCACGGATTTGAATCAGTGCATTGCCAACCATGTCAAACCGCGAACTGAACAGGCCTTCGTCCTGCGGCCGCAAAATGATACCATCGAGAAAAATGCGCGCGGCCTTCACATCGCCGCTGCCGTACGACCACACTTCGGTCAGCTTCGGCGCTTCGTCCACTGGATAATTTGCCGTTGCCGGCGTACACGCCTGCCGTGCACACGTTCCCGCCAGCAGCAGAAACAGCACAACAATCACCGCCCACAGTTTCCAGTTTTTTTTGCAACGTTTCATGACGTTAATGTAAAAGCGCGCGCCGCCGAAATCCAGAACTAATCCATAACGAGTAATGCATGAAAAATCCACCGCGCCGGTGGTTAAAGTAGAAAATTATGACTTGAAAAAGTCGAGGTATTGAATAAAAAAGAGAGAATAATGCAGGCTGATGTCTGTCGACAGGATGTTTGAATACAGGAGGAGAGTTTATGATCAACGTTGACGGTTTGATCAAACGCTTCGGTGCGCGCACGGCGGTGGACGGCGTATCGTTCGAAGCGGAACAGGGAACCGTGCTGGGATTTCTCGGCCCGAACGGTGCCGGAAAAACCACCACTATCCGGATGATCGCCGGTTTTTTAATGCCGGACGCCGGGCGGATTGATGTGGCGGGAATTGATGTAACGGTGAATCCGGTTGCGGTGCAAAAGCGCATCGGTTACATGCCGGAAACTACGCCGTTATACGAAGACATGCCGGTCGCCGGTTTTTTAAAGTTTCTGGCGGAAGTGCGCGGGCTGAAAGGCGCGGAACGCAACCGGCGCGTGGATGAAATTCTGGAGCGCTGTTCACTGGCGCCGGTGCGGAATCAGACAATCGGCACACTGTCGAAAGGATACCGCCAGCGCACCTGTTTTGCGCAGACACTGCTGCATGATCCGGATATTCTGCTGCTCGACGAGCCGACGGAAGGGCTTGATCCGAATCAAAAACAGGTCGTGCGCGATATGATCCGCAACATGGCGGCGGATAAAGTGATTATGCTGTCAACGCATGTGCTCGAAGAGGTGGAAGCGATCTGCACGCGCGCGATTATTGTCAGTAACGGAAAAGTTGTAGCGGACGGAACGCCGGCGGAACTCAAAAAGCAAAGCCGGTGTTACAATGCCGTAACACTCACTGCCGACGGCGCTGAAATTTTTGCAACGCTGCAGAAAATTCCGGCGGTGGAACGCGTCGAATCCATTGCGGACGGCTGCTTCACCGCGTTTCCGAAAAACGGCGAATCCATCGCACCGGAAATCCTTGCCGCCGCACAGGCGAACGGCTGGAAACTCGCCGGAATTAAAGTGGATGCAGGGCGGCTCGACGATGTGTTCCGTCAGCTGACAGTGACCGAAGATGCGCAGCAAAAAGAGGTGGCGTAATGAAAGAATCAACCAGTCATGTTCTGGCGGTGTTAAAGCGCGAATGGAAAAGCTACTTTGATTCGCCGGTCGCTTATGTATTCATTATCATTTTTCTGATGCTCGCCGGATTTTTCACATTTGCAGTGTCGCGTTTCTTTGAAGCGGGACAGGCGGATCTGCGCGGATTCTTTATGTGGCATCCGTGGCTTTATATGATTCTTGTACCGGCGGTGGCGATGCGCCTGTGGGCGGAAGAACGCCGGTCCGGCACGATCGAGCTGCTGTTTACCGTTTCGGTCACACCGTGGCAGGCGATTCTCGGAAAATTTTTTGCCGCATGGCTCTTCCTGATTCTCGCGCTCGCGCTGACGTTTCCGGTGGCGCTGACAGCGGCATATCTCGGCTCGCCGGATTTCGGCACAATTGCCGCCGGTTATCTCGGCAGCGCGCTGCTCGCCGGCGCTTATCTTTCCGCCGGAATGTTCACCTCCGCGCTCACGCGCAATCAGGTGATCAGCTTTATCCTCGCGGTGGTCATTGGCATGTTTCTGATTCTCGCCGGCTATCCGCCGGTCACCGATCTGCTCGCGCGTCATGCGCCGGTGTGGGTGGTTGACGGCGTGGCGGCGTTCAGCTTCATGCCGCATTTTGAAACGCTGCAGCGCGGTGTGATCGACGTCCGCGATCTGCTCTATTTTGCGTCCGTCATGATCTTCATGCTTTTCGCGACGCAGGTTGTGCTGAAAAATAAAACGGGAAGATGAAAAACAGTCGAAGGTCTTAAAGTCAAAAGTCTCTGACCTTCGACTTTCAGACTTTCGACTCTAAAAAAGGAGATGACCATGAATTTAAAAAAACTTGGCGGAGCCGCCGGAATACTTCTGCTGCTCGGAATTCTAATTGCGCTGAACGCAATATTCCAGCCGTTGCGTCTGCGCAAAGATGTAACGGAAGATCAGCTCTATACATTATCGGACGGAACCAAGCTGCTGCTCGGCGAACTCAACCGCGATGTGACGCTGAAACTTTATTTCTCAAAAAGCAACGACCGCCTGCCGGTGCCGCTGAAAAATTTTGGCAGCCGCGTACGCGATCTGCTGGCGGAATATAAATCGCGCGGCGGCGGCTGGCTCGTCGTTGAAGAATTCGACCCGAAACCGGATTCTGACGAAGAGGAATGGGCGCGCCGTTACGGATTGCAGGGTCAGCCGCTCGATATGTTCGGCGCCGGCAGTGAACTGTTCTTCGGCATTGTCGCCGTTTCCGGCAACCGCGAAGCGGTAATTCCGATGCTGACGCCCGACACCGAGCCGCGCCTCGAATATATGCTCACGCGCATGATCAGCGAAGTGAGCCGCGACAAAGCCGCGAAGATCGGTTTAATGAGTGCGCTGCCGGTGCAGGGCGCCGGTGCGAAGAATCCGTACATGATGATGGGCCAGCCGCCGCCGCAGCCGGCGTGGTCGATCATCGGCGAAATTGAACGGCAGTCTGAAATTCAAAATCTCGGTATGGACGTTACAGAAATTCCGGCGGACATCGACACGCTGCTCGTTATTCACCCCGCCGGAATTAATGAAGCGGCGCTGTTTGCCATCGACCAGTTTGTGCTGCGCGGCGGACGGCTGTTTGCATTCGTCGATCCAATGTGCATTGCGGCGCAGGAAAATATGCCGCCGGAAATGCAGCAGTACGGCATGCCGCCGCCGCAAATCGCCTCTGATCTCGATACGCTCGTTCAGGCATGGGGGTTAAAAATGACCACCGGCCAGCTCGCGTGCGACGAATCCGCCGCAACGATGCTGAACGCCGGTAACGGACGCGCCATGCGCAACGCCGCGTGGCTTTCGTTGCGCGCGCCGCACATGAATCAGGATGAAGTTGCCACGTCGTCGCTCGGCGATATGATGCTGCCGTTTGCCGCCGCATTTCAGGGTGACGGACTTGAATCGCTGGAAGTCACTACGTTACTTCATACCGCGAACGATGGTTTTCTTGTCAGCACCTACGAAGCGCAGATGGGGCAGATCCGTCCGCCGGCGCTGAAACAGCAGCTTGCACTCGCGGTTCGGCTACAAGGTAATTTTAAAACGGCATTTCCGGACGGAAAACCGGCACCGGAAAATTCTGACGATGAAGAAAACCCTGCCGCATCGGAATCCGAACATCTTGTTGAAAGTGCGAAACCCGGCGTTGTTGTCCTCGTCGGCGATGTCGATATGCTCACCGACCGCATCGCGATGCAGGCGCTCAACTTTTTTGGTCAGCAGATTATGCAGCCGCGCAATAATAATTTTGCGTTCGCCATGAATCTGACCGAACAGATGACCGGCAGCGAAGCGCTGATCGGACTGCGCAGCCGCGGTTCGTTCGACCGCCCGTTTGACCGCGTGCTTGATCTTGAAAAGCAGGCGCAAATCAAATGGCAGGCCGAAGAGCAGCGGTTGAACGAAAATCTGCAGCAGACGCAAATGCGGCTGAATCAGCTGCAGCAGGCGCGTGACGACGGACAGCAGTTGATCATGACGCCGGAGCAGGCAGCGGAAATTAAAAAATTCCGCGAAGAGGTTTTCCAGACGCAGCAGTCGCTCAAAGAAGTGCGGAAAAATCTGCGGAGCGATATTGAGCAGCTCGGTACGCGGTTGAAGTTCATCAACATTGCCGGCGTTCCGCTGCTCGTTGCGCTGTTCGGAATTTTTTACGGGTTAAAGTTAAGAAAGAGGTAAAAGTCAAAAGTCACAGGTCTGAAAGTCCAAAGTCCCGACTTTTGACCTTTGACTGTCAGACTTTCGACAAAGGAAAAATTATGAACTCTAAAAATTTTTTTCTGATGGTGGTTGTGCTGGCGGTACTCGCCGGAATTGCAGTCTGGCAGCGTAAGGATTCTACGTCGCGCCATGAAAAAACGCCGGCGGAATCAACGCTGCTGGCCGGTGCAGATCTGAATGCGATTGACCGCATCGAAGTGTCAGACAGTTCCGGCGCCGCAACCGTTGTTAAAAAAGACGGTCGCTGGGCGGTTGAATCGCTTTATGATTACCCGGCGGATTTCAGCAGACTCGCCGGCGCGCTGCGCGCGGCGGCGGAAGTAAAAACCGGTGCGCCGGTGCGCACCAAAAACGTTGATGCGGCGGAATTCGGTTTGAACGCCGGCGCGAAAAAAATTGTGCTGAAAACCGGCGATCAGACCGCGGCGGAAATTATCGTCGGCGCGCGGCGCGAAGCATCGTCCACCGCCGGCTGGGCAAATCAGTATTTCATTACGAAAAGCGGCGGCGATTCCGTTTTTCTGGTGGATTACGATTTCCGGCCGTTTGCCGGAAATTCTGCGGAGTGGATGAATAAAGAGCTGCTGCGTGTTCAGTCCGGCGATGTGGTTGCGGTGAAAACCGGCGACGTTGAGCTGAAAGAGGAGAGCGGCACATGGACGCTCGCCGGTCTGGATTTAGAAAAAGAAAAACTGCAAACGTCTGAGGCCAACCGGATGCGCTCGGCAATGCAATATTTAAACTGCACCACCGTCGCTGATCCGGCGGCTGAATTTTCTGTCGACAGCGAATACACTGCCAAAACCAAAGACGGCTTCACCTACACTGTAAAAACCGGCACGGAAGCGGACGGCGGACGTCTGATGCAATTGGCCGTTGAATACGTCGCACCGCCGGCGCCTGCAAAGCCGTCCGGCGATGATGCAGATCAGGCGGCAGCGTTCGATCGTGCCGAATCCGAATATCATTTAACAGTTGAAGCCAATACTCATAAAGCAGCGGAGCTGAACGCTAGGCTCTCCGGCTGGACGTATGTCGTCAGCACCTATTCCGCCGACGCCTTTCGTCTGACGCGCGACAAGCTGGTGAAAGAAAAAGAACCGGCGGCAGCGGAAAATTTGGCGGAATAAATTTAGTTATTAACGGGTTATAGCTTCTTTACACTGTCGCGGCTGCAGAGAACCGGTGCGAGATGTATGGATTGCAGCGGGCGATCCGGTGATTCTATCCGGTTAACTAATAATTCAACCGCCCGTGAAAACACCAGTTCAAACGGTTTGTCGACGGCGCTGATCGGCGGGTTCGTATGTTCAAACGAGGGGAGATCTAACTCCATCGCGATGAGTGATATATCCTCAGGAACCGAGCGGCCTGTTTCAATAATTGCTTTATAAGCGCCTAATGTAATGTGTCCGTCACCGCCGATAATGGCGGTGATGTCCGGATGTTTTTCCAGTAGGTGGAGTGCGGCATTCCGTCCGGGATTCCACGGAGCGTCAAAATCGAGATGCATCGGGTCAACGGTTTCTTTTATCATACTGTTGTACGACTGCCCGATCTGCTTCATGGCGAAATCGATTCCCTTTTTACGGGCGATAAAAGTTTGGTTATCCGATTCATTGCCAATCAATCCGATTTTCCGGTGCCCCATCTGGATGAGATGATTTGTGGCGATCTGTCCCATGGAAAATCCATCGGCTGTTACACTGTCCATGCCGAGTTCTTCAAATTCGGCCAGCGCCTGAATGCACGGAATACCGGACGGCAGATTTCTTTGGATTGATTCTATGTAACAGCGTGCAGGAGGTGTCTGGAGGATGATTCCGGAGATGTATGGGCTTGAAATGGTTTTTAAAATATCAATCTGTCCTTCATATCCTGTAGAAGAGGCTTCGATGACCAGCCGGTAATTTTTTGGCAGGCTTCCCCGGGTTGCCCGGATAATTCGTGGCACCTGTTCCAGCTCCGCCGAGGAGAGGACCAGTGCAATGCTTTTCAGCGGCAGCGTATCCGCCACAAACACGCCGGATTTCGGTACGCTCCTGAGATACCCTTCGAACGACAGCGTGCGCAGCGCCAGTTTAATAATTCCGATACTGACGCCGAAATGTTCCGCCAGATCCTGCATGCTGGGCAGTTTTTTTCCGGGGGAAAGTTCTTTGGCTTCAATTTTCCGGCGCAAGATGTGTTCAATCTGGCGAACCTTCGGGACTGGAGATGCTCGATCTATTTTTAAACGGTTCATAATTTTGCAATACTTGCTGGAAAACGGATATCCTTATAATTTCATTTCAACAGGTTGTCGCCAAGTTCATTGCGAGCTTTTTCAGCGGGCCGGTCAATTTCCGATTCAACCGCCGGAAATTCAGTGCGCCGGTCAATCTGTTCGCCGGGATCGACGATAATATCATACAGCGCTTTGCCGGTGCGGCTGTCGGTTGGATATGAACAGTAACCATCGCTGCCGGCGGGTACGCTGGTATAATCGCGGTAGGCGTGCGGAAAAATCAGTTTCCACTGATCCTGAATAACGGCGCGCAGTTCGTTCGGCTTATAATAGTAATACAGATTTTTGCGCGGCGACGCTGGGTTTGTTCCGGCGAGCAGCGCTGAAATATCAAACCCGTCGAGCGGTTTTTCCGGCGCCGGCGCGCCGGCCTGGGCAATAATCGTCGGCAACAGTTCCATGGATGAAACCAGCTCATTGCACACCGTTCCGGCGGGAATAGCGCCGGGACGGCGCATAATCGCCGGCACGCGGATTCCGCCTTCCCACGCTGTACCTTTGCCGCCGCGCAGGCCGTGACATGTGCCGGCGTGATTGCCGAAACTCAGCCACGGACCGTTATCGCTGGTAAAAATGACCAGCGTGTTTTCTTCCAGCTGATGCTCTTTGAGTTTTTTGATGATCTCGCCGACCGACCAGTCGATTTCCATCATCACATCGCCGTACAATCCCTGTTCGCTTTTGCCTTTGAACTTTTCCGAAACACCGAGCGGAACGTGCGGCATGGAGTGTGCGAAATAGAGGAAGAACGGCGCGTTATGATTACGGTCAATAAAATCCAGCGCGCGTTCGGTGTAGCGCGTCGTCAGCATGTCCTGCTGTTCGAGTGTGGAAATAATTTCAACCGGCGCGCCGCCGTCGTACAACGGCAGCGGCGGCCATTTACCGGCGCCGGAATTTTCTCGCGTCGGCGTACCGTCGAACTCCACCGGCCACATATCATTGGAATAGGGCAGTCCGAGCCATTCGTCGAAACCGTGATGCAGCGGCAGCTGTTCCGGCCGGCTGCCGAGATGCCATTTGCCGACCATGCCGGTGGCGTAGCCGGCGGTTTTCAAAATGCCGGCGATCGTTTTTTCGGATTCCGGCAGTCCGATTTCATCCCACGGCATCAGCGCACCGTCGATGCCCATGCGGTTGTGATAGCGTCCGGTGAGAATCGACGCCCGCGATGCGGAACAGACGCCGCTGGTGACATGAAAATTTGTAAACTGGATGCCTTCCGCTGCCAGCCGGTCAATGTTCGGCGTCTTCCAGCCGACAGCGCCGAACGCGGAAATATCGGAGTAGCCCATGTCGTCAGTGAGAATTAAAACAATATTCGGCGGGGTCTGCATCTGCGGGATTTCTGCATCTGTTGCTGGAAAGTTCATTTTGGCAGGATAAAATATCATGTATGTTATACAAGAAAAAATAATATGAAATAATCGTTGAAATATTAAAAAACTAGGATAACATAGTTGGGAAATTTGAAAATAAAGGAGTTTGTGATAATGAGGGTTGTGATTGGAAAATCACTGTTCATGGGGGCGGTGCTGGCGGCGTTATCGGTTCAAGCGGTTGCGCTTGGCGTGTCGGTTTCTTCGCCGGAAAAAGTGGTGATCCGCGCCGGATTTTCCGAACCCGTGCCGTACAGTCCG is drawn from Kiritimatiellales bacterium and contains these coding sequences:
- the sppA gene encoding signal peptide peptidase SppA is translated as MKRCKKNWKLWAVIVVLFLLLAGTCARQACTPATANYPVDEAPKLTEVWSYGSGDVKAARIFLDGIILRPQDEGLFSSRFDMVGNALIQIRAAERDSHVRAIILEVNSPGGGVTPSDEIYNALHRFRDSRPDRRVVVFIRDLGASGAYYAAMAADWIVAEPTAVVGSVGVIMQSINFQPLSEKLGISDVTIRSGENKDMLNPFKPVDANQLAILQGLIDDMQNRFAGLVAEARRLDRAGNPELFDGRIFSAGEALNKGLIDSIGYWDDAVAHTAALLDTGALKIIRYEAPRSLLETLLFSVRARPVLPEIKINSSQFLYLWKP
- a CDS encoding Gldg family protein, giving the protein MNLKKLGGAAGILLLLGILIALNAIFQPLRLRKDVTEDQLYTLSDGTKLLLGELNRDVTLKLYFSKSNDRLPVPLKNFGSRVRDLLAEYKSRGGGWLVVEEFDPKPDSDEEEWARRYGLQGQPLDMFGAGSELFFGIVAVSGNREAVIPMLTPDTEPRLEYMLTRMISEVSRDKAAKIGLMSALPVQGAGAKNPYMMMGQPPPQPAWSIIGEIERQSEIQNLGMDVTEIPADIDTLLVIHPAGINEAALFAIDQFVLRGGRLFAFVDPMCIAAQENMPPEMQQYGMPPPQIASDLDTLVQAWGLKMTTGQLACDESAATMLNAGNGRAMRNAAWLSLRAPHMNQDEVATSSLGDMMLPFAAAFQGDGLESLEVTTLLHTANDGFLVSTYEAQMGQIRPPALKQQLALAVRLQGNFKTAFPDGKPAPENSDDEENPAASESEHLVESAKPGVVVLVGDVDMLTDRIAMQALNFFGQQIMQPRNNNFAFAMNLTEQMTGSEALIGLRSRGSFDRPFDRVLDLEKQAQIKWQAEEQRLNENLQQTQMRLNQLQQARDDGQQLIMTPEQAAEIKKFREEVFQTQQSLKEVRKNLRSDIEQLGTRLKFINIAGVPLLVALFGIFYGLKLRKR
- a CDS encoding GntR family transcriptional regulator; the encoded protein is MNRLKIDRASPVPKVRQIEHILRRKIEAKELSPGKKLPSMQDLAEHFGVSIGIIKLALRTLSFEGYLRSVPKSGVFVADTLPLKSIALVLSSAELEQVPRIIRATRGSLPKNYRLVIEASSTGYEGQIDILKTISSPYISGIILQTPPARCYIESIQRNLPSGIPCIQALAEFEELGMDSVTADGFSMGQIATNHLIQMGHRKIGLIGNESDNQTFIARKKGIDFAMKQIGQSYNSMIKETVDPMHLDFDAPWNPGRNAALHLLEKHPDITAIIGGDGHITLGAYKAIIETGRSVPEDISLIAMELDLPSFEHTNPPISAVDKPFELVFSRAVELLVNRIESPDRPLQSIHLAPVLCSRDSVKKL
- a CDS encoding ATP-binding cassette domain-containing protein, which codes for MINVDGLIKRFGARTAVDGVSFEAEQGTVLGFLGPNGAGKTTTIRMIAGFLMPDAGRIDVAGIDVTVNPVAVQKRIGYMPETTPLYEDMPVAGFLKFLAEVRGLKGAERNRRVDEILERCSLAPVRNQTIGTLSKGYRQRTCFAQTLLHDPDILLLDEPTEGLDPNQKQVVRDMIRNMAADKVIMLSTHVLEEVEAICTRAIIVSNGKVVADGTPAELKKQSRCYNAVTLTADGAEIFATLQKIPAVERVESIADGCFTAFPKNGESIAPEILAAAQANGWKLAGIKVDAGRLDDVFRQLTVTEDAQQKEVA
- a CDS encoding ABC transporter permease → MKESTSHVLAVLKREWKSYFDSPVAYVFIIIFLMLAGFFTFAVSRFFEAGQADLRGFFMWHPWLYMILVPAVAMRLWAEERRSGTIELLFTVSVTPWQAILGKFFAAWLFLILALALTFPVALTAAYLGSPDFGTIAAGYLGSALLAGAYLSAGMFTSALTRNQVISFILAVVIGMFLILAGYPPVTDLLARHAPVWVVDGVAAFSFMPHFETLQRGVIDVRDLLYFASVMIFMLFATQVVLKNKTGR
- a CDS encoding sulfatase, whose protein sequence is MNFPATDAEIPQMQTPPNIVLILTDDMGYSDISAFGAVGWKTPNIDRLAAEGIQFTNFHVTSGVCSASRASILTGRYHNRMGIDGALMPWDEIGLPESEKTIAGILKTAGYATGMVGKWHLGSRPEQLPLHHGFDEWLGLPYSNDMWPVEFDGTPTRENSGAGKWPPLPLYDGGAPVEIISTLEQQDMLTTRYTERALDFIDRNHNAPFFLYFAHSMPHVPLGVSEKFKGKSEQGLYGDVMMEIDWSVGEIIKKLKEHQLEENTLVIFTSDNGPWLSFGNHAGTCHGLRGGKGTAWEGGIRVPAIMRRPGAIPAGTVCNELVSSMELLPTIIAQAGAPAPEKPLDGFDISALLAGTNPASPRKNLYYYYKPNELRAVIQDQWKLIFPHAYRDYTSVPAGSDGYCSYPTDSRTGKALYDIIVDPGEQIDRRTEFPAVESEIDRPAEKARNELGDNLLK
- a CDS encoding DUF4340 domain-containing protein — translated: MNSKNFFLMVVVLAVLAGIAVWQRKDSTSRHEKTPAESTLLAGADLNAIDRIEVSDSSGAATVVKKDGRWAVESLYDYPADFSRLAGALRAAAEVKTGAPVRTKNVDAAEFGLNAGAKKIVLKTGDQTAAEIIVGARREASSTAGWANQYFITKSGGDSVFLVDYDFRPFAGNSAEWMNKELLRVQSGDVVAVKTGDVELKEESGTWTLAGLDLEKEKLQTSEANRMRSAMQYLNCTTVADPAAEFSVDSEYTAKTKDGFTYTVKTGTEADGGRLMQLAVEYVAPPAPAKPSGDDADQAAAFDRAESEYHLTVEANTHKAAELNARLSGWTYVVSTYSADAFRLTRDKLVKEKEPAAAENLAE